The following coding sequences are from one Seonamhaeicola sp. ML3 window:
- a CDS encoding cbb3-type cytochrome c oxidase subunit I: MSAHADTHAHDDHGHHHKETFVTKYIFSQDHKMIAKQYLVTGTIMGVIGVMMSLLFRMQIAWPEQPNVVFEALLGKWAPDGVMDADIYLALVTIHGTIMVFFVLTAGLSGTFSNLLIPLQIGARDMASGFLNMVSYWLFFLSSVVMIISLFVEAGPAAAGWTIYPPLSALPMAQGGSGAGMTLWLVSMAIFIASSLLGSLNYVVTVLNLRTKGMSMTRLPLTIWAFFITAVIGIISFPVLLSAALLLIMDRSFGTSFFLSDIFIQGEVLHYQGGSPVLFEHLFWFLGHPEVYIVILPAMGLVSEIMATNSRKPIFGYRAMIASILAIAFLSTIVWGHHMFVSGMNPFLGSVFTFTTLLIAIPSAVKAFNWITTIWKGNLQMNPAMLFSIGFVSTFITGGLTGIILGDSALDINVHDTYFVVAHFHLVMGISALYGMFAGIYHWYPRMYGKMLNKNLGYIHFWITAVCAYGVFFPMHFIGMAGLPRRYYTNSNFPLFDDVSNVNVIITIFALIGGVVQLVYLYNFFISIFYGKKSTQNPWKSTTLEWTAPVEHIHGNWPGEIPHVHRWPYDYSKPGHDVDFVPQDVPLKDGEEELQH; encoded by the coding sequence ATGTCAGCACACGCAGATACACACGCACACGACGACCACGGACATCATCACAAAGAAACGTTTGTAACTAAATATATATTTAGTCAAGACCATAAAATGATTGCCAAGCAGTATCTAGTTACAGGTACTATTATGGGAGTTATTGGTGTTATGATGTCATTATTGTTCCGTATGCAAATTGCATGGCCAGAGCAACCTAATGTGGTATTTGAAGCTTTACTTGGTAAGTGGGCTCCAGATGGTGTAATGGATGCAGATATCTATCTAGCATTAGTAACTATTCACGGTACCATTATGGTATTCTTTGTACTTACGGCAGGATTAAGTGGTACGTTTAGTAACCTTTTAATTCCTCTTCAAATTGGAGCGAGAGATATGGCTTCAGGCTTTTTGAACATGGTATCTTATTGGTTGTTCTTTTTGTCTAGTGTTGTAATGATAATCTCATTGTTTGTTGAAGCTGGACCAGCAGCAGCTGGATGGACTATTTATCCGCCATTATCGGCATTACCAATGGCTCAAGGTGGTTCTGGTGCAGGTATGACATTGTGGTTAGTATCTATGGCTATATTCATTGCTTCTTCTTTATTGGGATCATTAAACTATGTAGTTACGGTTTTAAACCTTAGAACTAAGGGAATGTCTATGACAAGATTGCCATTAACAATTTGGGCGTTCTTCATTACAGCTGTAATAGGTATTATATCGTTCCCAGTGTTATTATCTGCTGCATTATTGTTAATAATGGATAGAAGTTTCGGTACATCCTTCTTCTTATCAGATATATTCATTCAAGGAGAAGTATTGCATTATCAAGGTGGTTCTCCAGTATTATTCGAGCACTTATTCTGGTTCTTAGGTCACCCAGAGGTATATATTGTAATATTACCAGCAATGGGTCTTGTATCGGAGATTATGGCAACAAATTCACGCAAACCTATTTTTGGTTACCGTGCAATGATTGCCTCTATATTAGCAATTGCATTCTTATCAACGATTGTATGGGGTCACCATATGTTCGTATCAGGAATGAATCCGTTCTTAGGGTCTGTATTTACATTTACAACTTTATTAATTGCTATTCCATCGGCTGTAAAAGCCTTCAACTGGATAACGACCATATGGAAAGGTAATCTCCAAATGAATCCGGCGATGCTATTCTCTATAGGTTTCGTATCTACATTCATCACTGGTGGTTTAACTGGAATTATTTTAGGGGACAGTGCTTTAGATATTAATGTTCACGATACTTACTTTGTAGTGGCTCACTTCCACTTAGTAATGGGAATCTCTGCATTGTATGGTATGTTTGCTGGTATTTACCATTGGTATCCTAGAATGTATGGAAAAATGCTTAACAAAAACTTAGGGTATATCCATTTCTGGATAACAGCAGTTTGTGCTTACGGTGTATTTTTTCCAATGCATTTTATAGGAATGGCAGGTTTACCACGTAGATATTATACCAACAGTAACTTCCCTTTGTTTGATGATGTATCTAATGTGAACGTTATCATAACCATTTTCGCCTTAATTGGAGGTGTTGTACAGTTGGTTTATTTATATAACTTCTTTATCAGTATTTTTTACGGTAAGAAGTCTACACAAAACCCTTGGAAATCTACGACTTTAGAATGGACTGCTCCTGTAGAGCATATTCACGGTAACTGGCCAGGAGAAATACCTCATGTACACCGTTGGCCTTACGATTACAGTAAACCTGGACACGATGTTGACTTTGTACCTCAGGATGTTCCTTTAAAAGACGGCGAAGAAGAACTACAACATTAA